The genomic segment cacctttcgtcataacccgtaaaaaatgtaaaatttacgCCCCCATAGCAGCATACCGAAagatggtccaatttggaccaaattcgacacctacattgagtggtctaataagtattgggttgcccaaaaagtaattgcggatttttttaaatgaaagtaaatgcatttttaataagacttagaatgaactttaatcaaatatactttttttacactttttttctaaagcaagcttaaagtaacagctgataactgacagaagaaagaatgcaattacagagtcacaagctgtgaaaaaatttgtcaacgcggactatatgaaaaatccgcaattactttttgggcaacccaatacaagtcattgttcaattttgtagatcaaaatattggtctttttggtagccatatacaaatatagaccgatgtaaaccatatacgacacggatgtgtcaaatttcaccgaagtcggattataaatgtgccttttatgggctcaaaacttcaaatcgagagatcggtctatatggcagctatatccaaatctggaccgatttgtgccatattgcagaagaatgtcgaagggtctaacacaacttactgtcccaaattttaccgaaatcggattataaatgtaccttttatgaggccaaaacctaaaattgagagatcggtctatatggcagctatatccaaatctggaccgatttgtgccatattgcagaaagatgtcgaagggcataagacaactcactgtcccaaattccaccgaaatcggattataaatgcgccttttatgggcctaagaccctaaatcgggggatcggtcaatatgacagctatatccaaatctgaacttatctgggccaaatcgaagagggcccaaatttcggcgacatcggacaataaatgcccctttttatgagcccaaacccttatatcgagagttcggtctatatgacagctatatccaaatctgaaccgatctggaccaaattgcagaaagttgtcgaacagcctaacacaactcactgtctcaaatttcggcgaaatcggataataaaagcgccttttatgggcccaaagccttaaatcgagagatcggtctatatagcagctatatccacgtACAAGTCCAAAGAGGTTCTGCGTCTTAGTCGAACTTTGTCCGAGGTTAATTCTGGTGGTTGTTTAACATTTAGGAGACCACAAATGTGACAAATCTCGCCCTATCTGTTTTGGGATGCTTGGCGAGTAAGGCGATTGGCGTATCTCTTACGATCAGTTACCTCAACATGGCCAAAAGCGACTAAGGACTTATCATCCCTTTTGCCGGAGTTTACGAAGAGCAACATAAAAGTTAGCCAATAACGGCACTTAGgtaatattggattgcccaaaaagtaattgcggatttttttaaaagaaagtaaatgcatttttaataaaacttagaatgaactttaatcaaatatacttttgttacactttttttctaaagcaagttaaaagtaacagctgataactgacagaagaaagaatgcaattacagagtcacaagctatgaaaaaatttgtcaacgccgactatatgaaaaatccgcaattactttttgggcaacccaatagttgtttAAGCTGACTATCCTACCGATTTCAAGATTTAGTTCCCATCGCCCTCGCATGAAATATCGGTATTATTCGGTCAGCTAATAAAAAGGCAACAACTCCGCGTTTATGATGTCCTGGGGTTTTCTGTCACCAACACGTTCTAATTCGTGTATTCTAAAAAAAAAGCTGTTCGACCAAACGCGGAGCATTATTGATCAGGTGGAGCAAACTTTACTGCTTACCAACAAAATGTATAGTTTGTGATGTAGTATAATGTAGAGTTCTGTGGCGTTTACATAACTTGACTGTTATGTCccaagtggtgtagggtatcataaGTTCTTCGTTGTTTCTAATCGTTttggattaaaattttaacaataatttatCAATACACACATATGGCTGCACATtgttgaatatatatttttgataaatttattttattattataaattattattatttttttttaaattataaaattaatcccaatataaaatttaatatgattccCTTTAGGTGGTTGATAAGCACACCACTCAAACCAAGCCTGAGCCAAAAAATCATCGTACCCATATCCTAAAATCCGATTGGTTTTGGTATACCATACAAAATGGTTATGCCGATGAAATGGATTATCTCTTTGGAGATGTAAGTATTAAATCcatgttaaatatttaattttgttattaaaatgattcttgtttttgattttctccaGTACTTGGATAGCATTGCCAATACCCCCAATACAGATCGTCGTGATTCCTTGCCGATTAGCTTCAATAAACGCAAACGTAAACGTTTCTCACAACGCATCCAATTGGAGGGTACACCTTTAGGTTCCACCAAGCGACGTTCATCCGTATCGGATGCTGGTCTTCTATCTGCTTCGGGAAGTTTCTTTGATTGCACCACCAGCCCCTCAAAATTAGAAAATGGTACTATTCTGACAGAGCCTGAGACATCGACATGTGAGGTTCAGACACCGGGGAAGAAGGCATCAATGCGTTTTAATCATTTTATGGATTTCTATAGTACGGAATCGAATTATGTTGGTATTTTGGATACAATAGTGAATGTGAGTATTAGTAGATAAGATTTTACTGAAAACGATTTTACAATTTTGAAGGCATGTTTTATAGAGGATATAAcatcacagaaaaaaaaatagaaatcggtttcaatcacgaaattaattgatccaattaattttttgattcaAACGGTTTTAATCACGAAAATGGTAATATCAATCACCGTTTCTGAaagagtaattgaaaaaatttgcaactAAAAAAAGGCATAATCAATTAATaagtgattgaaaattttgaaaatttcaattaattttttaattgatcaaattaaaaaagttattgaaattttcaaataattttttaattaatccaattaaaaaattattgtaattttttgaaaacttcaattcaataTTTGGTACACTGATGTTTACCTCCTGGAACTTGAGCTGCGTTGTTTATTGATGTTGTTAGGACAAGGGTCCGTAAGCACCCGTATAAAAAAACTCCCAAAAAACTTCCCCAAAAAAATTGTTCCTACTTCTTACCATGTTACAAATTGCAGTAGAAATGTGTTCAGGACCAGTAAAGGCTGCCAAAGGCCAGCCAACTTCCGACGTACTCCCGCTATCATTGTTTTGAACAAAGTGCCTGAAAAATTGGCGCGGATGTCAttaaatttcttgcagcgaaataggCGGCAAAATCGTTTAGGTCAATGTGCGATAGACTAAACCATGGAGCCGTAATCGCACAATCGTTAACATATGATACTATTTCAATGCCATCTGTAGATGCAATGCAAGATAGGAAACTAAACAATGCCAGAGTTACAACTCCATCACCATGGAATTgcctgtttcactctatgggGATTCGACCATTTATTCCTAAATTCCACATACGACAGTTCACACAAATTGTTCACGATATAAGGtctatcccatggcagccggttgaacgtaccggattgaccctatAGAATCCTTCgtcggcaaggactgccgtctcagtgtacatcacactgccacaacaacaataatgatCCAACGTTTTAAACCTTGCTGAAGGGGTGACTTGCCAATATCCTTAAAAATCGTGGCGTAGCGACCGTAcagaatgccttcgataggccaATAGCCACCATCCCATAGCCCAGCTTGGCCAGTAATAGCGGGCAAAACAGTTGTCGCGCCAAAGatttacaaattttgtccatgaacattccactaaggaacaggggcaaactttttgcatatcaatgagtgcagttcgattcaagttttaagatcaatgataaggtgcctcctttttatagacgagtccgaacggcgtgccccagtgcgacatctctttggagagaagttttacaaggcatagtacccaacaaatgttgccagtattaggaggggaaaaccaccgctgaaaatttttctgatggtctcgccaggattcgaaccctggcgttcagcgtcataggtggatatgcttacctctgcgctacggtgcatAGCACATAAAAATTCTCCAAGCCTGGGAGGAGAAGGACCTTAATCTGTTTAGCTACTGTAGAGAAGGGGAATCGGACTTGCTCGAGTTAAATTTCCCTATACCAGATATTTTATCTAATTACCTTTTTGGGATGCCAATAATAGGTATTCCAGGTGATACCACCGGTTGATCTATGTCCACAGCGGGTATAAGAGTCTTAATTTTGTATAGCAAAACAGATGAAATAATTATCCCATTTTTATGGTAAACTAAAGAgggtccttttttataccctccaccataggatgggcgtatactaatttcgtcattccgtttgtaattcatatttatctgagacccaacatagtatatatattattgatcgtcttgacattcttagtctgtcgaaagcacacaaactttcgaagcagtaaagctaggtgcttgaaattatACATAAATACTCCTTATTAGTGCAGGtagcttgggattgtaaatggcccaaattggtccatgtttggatatagctgccatataaaaccgatatgggatctcgacttcttgagccattagaggaagtaattcttatcagatttgtctaaaatttagtaccaagtgttttattttgactaccATAATTTCTACTAagtatgggccaaatcagttcataaactGCTAACCCGATTTcggaacttgatttcttgagcttctagagggcgcaattatcatccgatttggctaaaattgtgcataaagtgttttggtttgaccgttaacaactgtgccaagtatagtccaaatcggttcataacctgatgtagctcccatatataccgatttcggattttaacttcttgagccgctagagggcgcatttattacccggtaggactgaaattttgatagtGTTTTTTGACTACGAACCtttctgctaagtatggctcaaatcggttcataacctgatattgctcccacgtAAACccatttcggatcttgacttcttgagccgccagagggcgcaattattatccgatttggctaaaattttacatgaagtgttttagtttgaccatcaaaatctgtgccgagtatgcttcaaatcgattcataacctgatatagctcccatttaatccGCTCGAGGATCTTGATTTTGTgatcctccagagggcgcaattattatccaattttggcttttgcaagaagtgttttggtttggtatgctccataacatgataaagctcacatatgaaccgatcttccgattgtacttcttaagcctctaagggagcaattctaatcggatttggctgaaattttgcacaacttcctgtatgatctttaacatacgtgttaaatatggatGAATCTTCCAATTTTATTTCCTGAGCCACtttatgcaattcttatccaatttggctgaaattttgtacaatgaattccactttggtcggtaaataacatggtatagcaattcttatccattaccctttgtttgtctataaagagatatcggccaaagaactttacaaatgcatgggataactatgagcatcaaaCAGGGTGGAAGTTTGAGCTCCATTCAATGTGGTGCTCTTCGTTATGACGAGAcgcttagctgagagctaccgggcgcgtccacatacggagtagttgtgactgcagtcgcagacaatcagcggtatcgagttgttgttgttgttgttgtagcagattATTGtgctctatctttcgtctgcttgattctgttgagtgtcaaaacccaggaactctgcgactaagatggggtgcgtccacagggatctggatgtgagttgagtgggtctggctgggcagttaattAGGGGacatgtatcgtgcggtccctgtttacaatcgggacatacatcttgcacgtcggcatcaatccttgctctgtaggagttgaggcggctgcatctgccggaacgtaattcagccagaaccactctggtttgccgggggaggtcaatttcttcaggtgcaatgggagccggtcgttcttcaaggagtggagagtctcagtgagaggcaggGTGGCACCAGCTCTTGttaaaatactgagtgcctatgatgctcgatacgacaaggcgagatattggtgcctttaaataaccaatggccatgatgttcccgcggcgatcggttgcATAGACCGGAGAGAGCTTGCTCgtctataagagcttgacgaggatcgccatctccacatgcaaatatggctacaacaacaacaacaacaatagcgatccatggtggcaaATGCGTTccgacccgaccgaacttagcacgcttttactcgtttcgATTTAAACctgaatataattttttccaactttttctaTCTCCTCCAGCTGTTTAAAAATCCTCTTGAGGAGATTGCCGAATCTAGTGATGCTCTCTTAAATAAATCAGAAATTAAAgcaatttttggtaattttatacccatacaCGAAGTACATCAGAGTATGTTGGAACGTTTGAGAGCCATACACAGCAAATGGTCGGAAGAGTGTCTAATTGGTGATATTATACTGCAGCATCAAGATGAGCTTATAAAGGCCTATCCACCTTATGTGAATTTCTTTGAACAAATGAAAGAGACCCTTATACAGTGTGATACACAAAACCCAAGATTTCATGCCTTTCTGAAAATCAATCAAACGAAACCGGAGTGTGGAAGGCAAACATTACAGGATCTTATGATTAGACCTGTACAAAGATTACCCAGTATTAGTTTGTTGCTGAACGATATACTAAAgcatacaaataaaaataatccaGATTATGCCAGACTTGAAGAGGCCCTAAAGGCTATACGAGTGGTGATGACGCATATAAACGAGGATAAAAGAAAGACAGAGTCGCGTATGGccatttttgatatctttaaTGATATTGAGGGATGTCCGGTatgtaaaaatgaaattgaaaaaattatttaggtgttcatgaaaatttatttgtttcatttttgttttcaggCTCATTTGGTATCCTCCAATCGCAATTTTATTTCACGCTGCGAAGTCTCCGAACTCACCGATAATCTTAGTGGGCGTGGCGATAGTTTGGTCTTGTACTTATTCTCCGATTCCATTGAAGTCTGCAAGAAGCGATCGCGTGGTTTCAATTCCGCCAAATCGCCCAGCACAGCGAAATGTTATAAACACATTAAGCTGATGTCCTTAAATGCCATACGCTTTGTCATAGATATCACCGATAGCCCGCGGGCATTTGCTTTGCTATGTCGCCAGGACAAAGATAAATTGCATTCATTCACCATCACCGATGAGGAAATTGATAAAGTGGTCTATTTGAAAAGCCTGTGTAAGCAAATGGCTGAAAATGCCTGCAGAACAGATACGGTAGGTGGTTGTCAAAGGCCAATTAACATGGAAATGGGGCTAATAAAGTCGGTTctctttgtgtgtttttttttgtattccagGATAAGGCGCTACTATGTCGTACTTCACAAGAATTGGAAGTGGATATTAGTGATGTTAATCTGAGTACGCTATCGAAAGCATTTAAGTTGGCGGCACGCACACGCCTAAAGGTAGGTCCTTTGTGATGATGATGTTTCTTTTGGTTATTTATCTTCATTAGTTTTATGTGTAtatagtatgtatgtatgtatgtatgtgtttatGTGTTTATGTGGTTAtggtttatttttgttgtatCCATGTTTGTGCTGGAAGTTTTATCGCTTtgatgtttttgttatttttatatgtttttttttcttcattttattttatgttgatGTGGTTGTTTTCTGTTCtaacattggtttttttttattttttccgatACAACCACGCTGTGTTTATATGTGTTGCTCTGTCTGTGTTTGTGTCATCTAAATTAAAGAAACTATTTACTCTACCTAGGTCGGGCGCGCATTTTCATTCAACAAAACCCCTTCCAAATTGAAACGTGCTGTGTCAACAATGATGACATCACC from the Stomoxys calcitrans chromosome 1, idStoCalc2.1, whole genome shotgun sequence genome contains:
- the LOC106082944 gene encoding protein ECT2 isoform X3 → METIDEQSSKYEMSISSSPSPENLRICLVGSVVQNDAAVEAAHTFGVPVITSETGLELVNDYDWRTYFILNDFEGPVYEAIHKSKQCILGPPALQQAAEMKDGLTHNARPIYNYSMRGVVTCFTGIRKKDELTKLVNLIHSMGGCIRKDMNSKITHLISSHSGGEKYQYAKTFRLTVVRPNWVYAAWERRNETDFKATTDEFSKDHKLKAFEGQKICFFGFPADEHQHMVDILKSNGGVPAELDDPECSHVVVDKHTTQTKPEPKNHRTHILKSDWFWYTIQNGYADEMDYLFGDYLDSIANTPNTDRRDSLPISFNKRKRKRFSQRIQLEGTPLGSTKRRSSVSDAGLLSASGSFFDCTTSPSKLENGTILTEPETSTCEVQTPGKKASMRFNHFMDFYSTESNYVGILDTIVNLFKNPLEEIAESSDALLNKSEIKAIFGNFIPIHEVHQSMLERLRAIHSKWSEECLIGDIILQHQDELIKAYPPYVNFFEQMKETLIQCDTQNPRFHAFLKINQTKPECGRQTLQDLMIRPVQRLPSISLLLNDILKHTNKNNPDYARLEEALKAIRVVMTHINEDKRKTESRMAIFDIFNDIEGCPAHLVSSNRNFISRCEVSELTDNLSGRGDSLVLYLFSDSIEVCKKRSRGFNSAKSPSTAKCYKHIKLMSLNAIRFVIDITDSPRAFALLCRQDKDKLHSFTITDEEIDKVVYLKSLCKQMAENACRTDTDKALLCRTSQELEVDISDVNLSTLSKAFKLAARTRLKVGRAFSFNKTPSKLKRAVSTMMTSPFGSTNSLTPASQLAQMRLASCTNIHEVVDDDNSNMRSSSPSTHSEVIAPPMSVQPTRKNMASCIGSVGRI